The following nucleotide sequence is from Candidatus Chlamydia corallus.
CTAAGTTTCCTGTCTTTTTAAAAGTAACTTATGACGAATTAGGACAAGAACTCAGTCGTATGTTATAGGATAAATTGATTAGACTAACTTTAGAGGTAACCTGTGCGGCTCTTATCTATACTTAAGCTGCATCTATCTTCGCTACGATCGCCCAGTTCATCATCCCCCCACTATTACAATTCGTGTTCTCGTTCCATGCTGCGTTTGCTTTGTCGTTGGAAGGATTCTGATATTATGGAGTGGGAGCAGGTCTGCAGTATTCTTTCAGGGGTCTGTAGCAGAATGAGTGGAAAGTTGGCTTCATTGCAGAAGGAAACGCAAGACTCTTGTGATCAGGAGAATGAACGTATCAACTTCCAGTATAAGGAACAGCTATCTGCTTTAGAAGAAGAATATATCCGTCGTCAGGAAGCTAAAGATCAGGAGATAGAAAAACTACAAGGAGAAAATCATTGGTTGCAAAATCGCCTTGCTGAAAAATTGCAACAAATTCGACATCAAAATGACGTTATCGATGAGATAAAAAAAGAACTTCTTCAAAGTGTACAGCAAACAGAAATTAGTGAGGGGCGTCGTTTATGCTATGAGCATAAAATCAAACAACTGGAAGAACAACTACAGCGTCATATTTCACAACAGGGAGCCCCTTCTATAGAGATAGAAGAAGAGAAATCTTATGCCCCATACGCAGAGATCAAACAGTTAAAGAAAAGTCTTATTACTTTGCAGCAAGAAAAAGATCTTTATATAAAAACATATCATTTAGAGATTGCTAAGTTGCGAGAAAAATTAAAGCAACAAGAAGGATCCCAAACTAATTCCGAAGTTTGTTCTGTTGAAAAGTTAACAGAGGTTCAAACCGATCTAGCTGAGAAAAAAAAGACAGTTGCCCTACTCCAAGATATTGTTGAAGATCAATATTGTCAGCTTCGGGATCTACATAAACAGATGGATGTTGCTATGCCTTCAAATATGAAGTTAGATCATCTGAAAGGACTCTTAGGGAAAGAACTTGAGTGTGAAGCAGACTGGTTATTCTCAGAATCTAAATCTTTAGGTAGCTAGAATTTCTGCGTAGTAAAATCACTGTTTTTTAAATAGAGGGAAATGTTCCATAGAAACCTAGAATTAATTACTTTAGAAGTGGTGATCTAGGTTAGGATCATATTTTAAAGAGAATAATTTCAAAGTGTCTCGGGAATAAATATCGTGTCAGAATTGATTATAGGGGTGGATCCAGGAACTATAGTTGCAGGATATGCCATTATTGCTCTAGAACATCGCTATCAAGTGCGGCCTTATAGTTATGGTGCAATTCGTTTATCTCCTAAAGTTCCACTTCCTATGCGCTATAAGGCTTTGTTTGAAGAACTCTCAGGAGTGTTGGATGATACACAACCCAATGCCATGGTTCTAGAAACTCAGTTTGTAAATAGGAATCCTCAAAGTACTATGAAATTAGCAATGGCACGAGGAATTATTTTACTTGCCTCAGCTCTGCGTAACATCCCGATTTTTGAATATGCCCCCAATCTTGCAAAGAAAGCAGTAGTTGGTAAAGGACACGCTAGTAAAAGACAGGTCCAGGTGATGGTGAGCAAGATGTTAAATCTTCCTGATATTTTAGACCCATCTAATGAAGATATTGCTGATGCCTTTGCACTTGCTATATGTCATACTCATGTATTGCGTAGTCCTCTTTGTGGAGTGAAATAAGATGTACGACTATATTCGTGGAACACTTACCTATGTGAATACTAGTGCGATTGTTATAGAATGCCAAGGTATTGGCTACCACATTGCTATCACAGAACGTTGGGCAGTAGAATGCATCAGAGCTTTACATCAAGATTTTCTAGTATTTACTCACGTTATATTCCGTGAAACTGAACACCTGCTTTATGGGTTTCATTCTCGAGAAGAGCGAGAATGTTTTCGTATTTTAATTTCTTTTTCTGGAATAGGACCCAAACTAGCCTTGGCAATTCTTAGTGCCCTACCTTTAAAGATACTATGTTCTGTAGTTCGGTCTGAAGATATCCGTGCCTTATCTTCTGTATCAGGAATTGGGAAAAAAACTGCTGAAAAGCTCATGGTCGAGCTTAAACAAAAATTACCAGACCTACTTCCTTTAGACTCCAAAGCTGAGACAAGTCGAACACATAGGGTCTCTTCTTGCTTTGAGGAAGGCATCCAGGCTTTAGCGGCTTTGGGTTATTCAAAAATTGCTGCGGAGCGTATGATTGCAGAGGCAATTAAAGATCTCCCAGAGGGGTCTTCTTTAACGGATATCCTTCCTATTGCTCTCAAAAAGAATTTTTCAGAAGCGAACAAGGACTAGACTTTCCTAAAGATCATGCTATACTTCTCCTAAAATAAAATGATTTCATTTAAAGGAGATGTGTGTACACCATGGAACAAACGCTATCCATTATTAAACCAGATTCGGTTAGCAAAGCTCATATTGGAGAAATCTTATCTATTTTTGAACAATCTGGCTTACGTATAGCTGCTATGAAAATGATGCATCTATCTCAAACTGAAGCTGAGGGGTTTTATTCTGTTCATAAAGAGCGTCCTTTTTTCCAAGAACTTGTGAATTTTATGATGTCGGGCCCTATCGTAGTTTTAGTGTTAGAAGGTGCGAATGCCGTTACCCGCAATCGTGCGCTTATGGGTGCTACAAATCCTGAAGAAGCGGCTGCAGGAACTATCCGAGCTAAATTTGGGGAATCTATAGGGATTAATGCTGTTCATGGATCTGATAGTTTAGAGAACGCTGCTATCGAGATCGCCTACTTCTTCAATAAGATAGAAATTGTCAATGCTTCTTAACCAACTTCTTTAATTTAGTACTGTAGTAGCTTTGCGATGAGGTTGGGCAAGAATTTCTTCTAATTCATTACCAAGAAATTCTTGCCAAGTAAACAATAAATTGCCAGATGCTTTGATACTTTCAAAAAAATAATCGTGACAGGGAAACCACGGACGTAACGTAGTCAAAAACTCTTTGTGAGAGCGCTGGTTACGGTAGGGGGGTTGCTTTTGGGGAATGGGTAGGTAGTATGACAACCTATCTATGTCTATATCCCACAAAAATGTCGTGTGATGTACCCAGCGATACCTTTGAATATATTGTGCATTACCTCCTATTTTCTTATGGCCAAGAACATAGTCGTTTTCGCGAATAGAAAAGGTATTAGGAAGTAGTGGACTATAGACCTCATACGTCCATGCTAATACTGCCTCGGGTTGAATACAGGCTTCTAGACTGTTCATAATCCAAGATACCATCAGGGTATTAGAATCTATGAATACCGTACCCCCTCCGCTATAGCGACGTATTATCGGAATATTGTTTGCTCGTGCTCGTGAAATGTGAACGTCTTGACTCAAGTTTCTGGAAATTCCTAAAACTATTGCGTCCTCAACATCCGCATTTATAATACAAAAATTTTGATTCGAAACTCTTAGTAAAGCCTCTTCGATTTGCAGTTGCTGAAGAATCGAATGTCCTCGTAGATCTAGGAAAATACAGTTAGTGATGGACATGTTTTTTTAAAGCTACCATCAAAACTTGAATATCAGCAGAAGCTATGCCCGATATTCTGGATGCAGAACCGAGAGTTCGGGGGGTAAATTTCGCTAATTTCTCTTGAGCTTCTAAACTTAAGGCTCTTATTTGCTTATAATCTAAGTCTTCTGGAATTAGTAAAGATTCTGCTTTTTCTAAACTCTGAATCAGAATTTTCTGGCGATCTATATATCCAGAATATTTGATTTCCATTTCTAGAGATGCATTGAGAATTGCTCCTAAATCACGAACATCATTGGGAAATGCTTCTCTAAGCATGTCATAAGAAACTTCAGGACGACATAGTGCTTTTGCTAAAGATACTACAGAATCTCCATACTTTCTAAATGTCTTTTGGAAACGAGCCTTTTCTTCTTCTACTAGTTGATTATGCTGTTTGACAAACTGATAACGTTCTTCTGATAGTAACCCCAATTCATAGCCATAGTGTGATAGGCGCGCACACGCATTATCTTGTCTTAATATGAGTCGGTGTTCTGCTCTTCCTGTAAACATACGGTAAGGTTCATCCAAAATCTGCGTCGTGAGATCATCTAACATTACACCGATGTAGGATTCTTGGCGTGAAGGGATGAATGGAGGCCTATTAAGTACCTTGTTTACAGCATTAATTCCTGCAACCAACCCCTGTGCTGCAGCTTCTTCATAACCTGTAGTGCCATTAATTTGCCCACATAAAAAGAGACCTTCTATAAGCTTGCTTTCCAATGTGGGGTGGATCACGTTACCGTGAATATAGTCGTATTCTATGGCATAGGCTGGCCGGGTGATAATTGCATTTTCTAATCCGCGTACCGAATGGATCATATCGTATTGTACGTCAAAAGGCATAGAGGTAGATAATCCATTAGCGTAGATCTCTTGGGTATGAAGCCCTTCTGGTTCTAGAAAGACGTGGTGACGTTCTTTGTCCGAGAATTTTACAACCTTATCTTCTATAGAAGGACAATAACGGGGACCTACGCCTTCAATTCGACCTCCATAAAGGGCGGAACGGTGTAGGTTGGCCGCAATGATCTCCTTAGTTTTTACCGTGGTGTGAGTAATGAAACAAGACAGTTGTGGTAAAGGAGGTTGAAAAGGCTCGCTTCTATGTACAAAACCAACACCCCGATCTCCAGGTTGCTCTTCCATACAAGAAAAATCTATAGAAGAAGCTAATAGACGGGGAGGGGTTCCAGTTTTTAGTCTGCTTATAGGGAAGCCCTGTTTTTTAAGGTTTTCTGATAGACCTTGCGATGAAGGATCACCTAAACGTCCCCCAGAGAAATTACGATCCCCAATATGAATTAGGCCACGCATGAATGTTCCAGAGGAGAGCACTACGGTTTTTCCTAAGTATACCAAACCTTCCTTGGTCGTAACCCCAGAAATCGCGCCTTCTTTATCTAATAGAGATTCTACGGTGCCTTGCATCATATGAAGGCCTGGAGTATTCTCCAAAAGACGTTTCATATGGATGTGATAAAGCTGCTTATCTACCTGAGCTCGTGGAGCTCGGACAGCAGGCCCCTTAGTCTGGTTGAGAATACGGAATTGTATGCCAGATTGATCTGTGACTTCCGCCATGATACCGCCAAGAGCATCGATCTCTCGAACAATATGGCCTTTGCCAATACCGCCAACGGCAGGATTGCAACTTAACTTAGCAATAGTATCTAAATTAGAGGTGAGCATAAGAACGGAAGCGCCCATCTTTGCAGAACAATATGCCGCCTCACAACCCGCATGCCCAGCTCCCACTACAATCACATCGTAAGTAATTGGGTGAGTCCACATACGTTATTAAAAACTACTTATTTTTATGACGATCTCTACGACGTCTTTTTTTACGCTTGTGCTTGGCGATCTTGAGTCTTCGTTTTTTCTTAACAGATGACATAATTTCTTTATGGTTAACGTATCGATTTGATATGCTCCTTCGTCGTAAGTGACGAAGATTCTTCAAATTCAAACCGAAGTTTGAATTTGTTCAGCCGAACCCTGCTGCAATAGAACGCTCACGCTATTCTTCTACAGACATTGTGCTATCCTCAGCCGATCAAACAACTATACTGATTCCTGGGTTTTAAGACAAATCGGATTGTCTGATACACTTAGCCCTTGTTAGAACTGCGAACGAACTAGCTGATACATTCAAAAGCAGAATAATTACGAAAACGTGCCAGTTCTTTTTCAAAAACTAGAGGGACAGAACCTATAGAACCATGACGGTTTTTTGCTATAATAAGTTCCGCAGTGCCAGGTTTATCATTGGGATCATAATATTCTCTACGAAGCAAGAACATCACTAAATCCGAATCCTGCTCAATACTTCCGCTTTCCCGAAGGTCGCTCATCATAGGACGATGATTTGCACGATCCTCAACTTTTCGAGAAAGCTGCGAAAGACAAAGGATAGGAATGTTTAACTCCCGGGCAAGGGTCTTCAACATTCTAGAAATCTCTGAAATTTCTGTTTGACGACTTTCTATAGAACGCAGGGTCCCAGAGCCAGAAAGTAATTGTAAATAATCAATAACTAGAAATTGAATATCATAGCTTTCTTTCATTCTACGAGCTCGAGCTCGTAGATCAGAAACTTTTAACCCAGGCTGATCATCAATCAGCAGAGTGTGTTCCTGCATTTCATTGATCACTGAGACAATTCTTTGAAAGTCATGTCCAGAGAGGTCGCCTAAAGAGATTTTTTTAGATTCAACCTCAGATCGCGAGCAAATCATGCGATGAATGAGTTGATCAACTGTCATCTCTAAAGAAAAAATTCCAATAGGAAGGTGGCTTTGAAAACAAAGATTCTCTGCGATGTTCAAAGCAAGTGCTGTTTTCCCCATAGCAGGACGCGCAGCTAGGATCATCAAATTAGAAGGAGAAAACCCATGAATTAGCTGGTCTAAATCAATAAAATGTGTGGAAATGCCAGAAAAGAATGATTTGCCATCTCCCTGAGCATTCTGTAAAAATAATTCTTGTCTTTCCTGTAATTGTACGAGGTAGGGCTTATCTGTAGTTGTTGTTAATCCGCGTAACCTGTCAGCAACTAAAGTGTACTGACTTACTGATGACGACTGGCTGATTTTGAAAAAAGAATTCTGAGCTTCATCTAAAGCTTCCGTAACGTTTTTTGGCTCCTCTAAAGCCTTTTTTTCGATTTCTTTTGCTGTGGAAATCATCTTCCTGAGGATGGACTTGGATCGGATAATTTCCACATATTCTTCAAGATAGGCTGCTGTACCTGCGAATTCAGCTAAAGTAATTAGATAGGGAGGGCCTCCAATAACAGTAATCTGATTGCGTCGTTTCAGCTCTTCTCCAGCTAAGTGCACATCTATGGGCTTATCTTGCTTAAAGGCATCTTGTAGGACTCGGAAAATAATTTTATGTTCAAGGTAATAAAAATCTTCTTCATAAAGCTGGTTAGCCGCAAGATTGAGATAATGTACCCCCGTTAGCATACATCCTAAGACTATCATTTCTGATTCTTTCGAATGAGGGGGTGAGGGGAGAGGAACGGTAGCAGACGTATCCATCGGAGTCGAACTTTGGTAATTCGTGGCAGTTTTAGATTCTTCTAGGTAGGTTATGTTATCTAGTATATATCCCTCAAGTGCTAGTTACTCAGC
It contains:
- the ruvC gene encoding crossover junction endodeoxyribonuclease RuvC, with translation MSELIIGVDPGTIVAGYAIIALEHRYQVRPYSYGAIRLSPKVPLPMRYKALFEELSGVLDDTQPNAMVLETQFVNRNPQSTMKLAMARGIILLASALRNIPIFEYAPNLAKKAVVGKGHASKRQVQVMVSKMLNLPDILDPSNEDIADAFALAICHTHVLRSPLCGVK
- the ruvA gene encoding Holliday junction branch migration protein RuvA, producing the protein MYDYIRGTLTYVNTSAIVIECQGIGYHIAITERWAVECIRALHQDFLVFTHVIFRETEHLLYGFHSREERECFRILISFSGIGPKLALAILSALPLKILCSVVRSEDIRALSSVSGIGKKTAEKLMVELKQKLPDLLPLDSKAETSRTHRVSSCFEEGIQALAALGYSKIAAERMIAEAIKDLPEGSSLTDILPIALKKNFSEANKD
- the ndk gene encoding nucleoside-diphosphate kinase, with amino-acid sequence MEQTLSIIKPDSVSKAHIGEILSIFEQSGLRIAAMKMMHLSQTEAEGFYSVHKERPFFQELVNFMMSGPIVVLVLEGANAVTRNRALMGATNPEEAAAGTIRAKFGESIGINAVHGSDSLENAAIEIAYFFNKIEIVNAS
- a CDS encoding lipoate--protein ligase family protein, with protein sequence MSITNCIFLDLRGHSILQQLQIEEALLRVSNQNFCIINADVEDAIVLGISRNLSQDVHISRARANNIPIIRRYSGGGTVFIDSNTLMVSWIMNSLEACIQPEAVLAWTYEVYSPLLPNTFSIRENDYVLGHKKIGGNAQYIQRYRWVHHTTFLWDIDIDRLSYYLPIPQKQPPYRNQRSHKEFLTTLRPWFPCHDYFFESIKASGNLLFTWQEFLGNELEEILAQPHRKATTVLN
- the mnmG gene encoding tRNA uridine-5-carboxymethylaminomethyl(34) synthesis enzyme MnmG — translated: MWTHPITYDVIVVGAGHAGCEAAYCSAKMGASVLMLTSNLDTIAKLSCNPAVGGIGKGHIVREIDALGGIMAEVTDQSGIQFRILNQTKGPAVRAPRAQVDKQLYHIHMKRLLENTPGLHMMQGTVESLLDKEGAISGVTTKEGLVYLGKTVVLSSGTFMRGLIHIGDRNFSGGRLGDPSSQGLSENLKKQGFPISRLKTGTPPRLLASSIDFSCMEEQPGDRGVGFVHRSEPFQPPLPQLSCFITHTTVKTKEIIAANLHRSALYGGRIEGVGPRYCPSIEDKVVKFSDKERHHVFLEPEGLHTQEIYANGLSTSMPFDVQYDMIHSVRGLENAIITRPAYAIEYDYIHGNVIHPTLESKLIEGLFLCGQINGTTGYEEAAAQGLVAGINAVNKVLNRPPFIPSRQESYIGVMLDDLTTQILDEPYRMFTGRAEHRLILRQDNACARLSHYGYELGLLSEERYQFVKQHNQLVEEEKARFQKTFRKYGDSVVSLAKALCRPEVSYDMLREAFPNDVRDLGAILNASLEMEIKYSGYIDRQKILIQSLEKAESLLIPEDLDYKQIRALSLEAQEKLAKFTPRTLGSASRISGIASADIQVLMVALKKHVHH
- a CDS encoding AURKAIP1/COX24 domain-containing protein; protein product: MSSVKKKRRLKIAKHKRKKRRRRDRHKNK
- the dnaB gene encoding replicative DNA helicase, with product MDTSATVPLPSPPHSKESEMIVLGCMLTGVHYLNLAANQLYEEDFYYLEHKIIFRVLQDAFKQDKPIDVHLAGEELKRRNQITVIGGPPYLITLAEFAGTAAYLEEYVEIIRSKSILRKMISTAKEIEKKALEEPKNVTEALDEAQNSFFKISQSSSVSQYTLVADRLRGLTTTTDKPYLVQLQERQELFLQNAQGDGKSFFSGISTHFIDLDQLIHGFSPSNLMILAARPAMGKTALALNIAENLCFQSHLPIGIFSLEMTVDQLIHRMICSRSEVESKKISLGDLSGHDFQRIVSVINEMQEHTLLIDDQPGLKVSDLRARARRMKESYDIQFLVIDYLQLLSGSGTLRSIESRQTEISEISRMLKTLARELNIPILCLSQLSRKVEDRANHRPMMSDLRESGSIEQDSDLVMFLLRREYYDPNDKPGTAELIIAKNRHGSIGSVPLVFEKELARFRNYSAFECIS